In a single window of the Niabella ginsenosidivorans genome:
- the aqpZ gene encoding aquaporin Z, with protein sequence MKVTTVSKFFAEMLGTMVLVLMGCGSAVIAGADGTTGVGLLGIAFAFGLSVVAMAYAIGHISGCHINPAISIGMVVAGRMKAGEAAYYIIAQIIGAIIGAALLYVIASGKADYTGGLGQDGYGELSPQKYSMVSGFIAEVVFTFIFLLVIFGATSSKNIHGGFAGLSIGLSLVLIHIVGIPVTGVSVNPARSIGPAVLVGGAALSQVWLFIVAPIIGAILSALIWNILLERPDKKATA encoded by the coding sequence ATGAAAGTAACAACTGTATCAAAATTTTTTGCCGAAATGCTGGGCACCATGGTATTGGTCCTTATGGGCTGTGGAAGTGCCGTTATTGCCGGTGCAGACGGCACTACAGGCGTAGGATTACTGGGAATAGCTTTTGCCTTTGGGCTGAGTGTGGTGGCAATGGCCTATGCGATCGGTCATATTTCCGGTTGCCATATAAACCCGGCTATTTCAATAGGTATGGTGGTTGCCGGCCGTATGAAAGCCGGCGAAGCGGCTTATTATATCATAGCCCAGATCATTGGGGCGATCATTGGCGCAGCATTGCTTTATGTGATTGCCAGTGGTAAAGCAGATTATACCGGAGGTTTAGGCCAGGATGGATACGGCGAGCTCTCACCGCAAAAATATTCCATGGTCAGCGGGTTTATTGCCGAAGTGGTCTTTACCTTTATTTTTTTGCTGGTTATTTTTGGTGCTACTTCCAGCAAAAATATCCATGGTGGTTTTGCCGGGTTAAGCATTGGCTTATCGCTGGTGCTGATCCATATTGTAGGCATACCCGTTACAGGAGTGTCTGTGAACCCTGCAAGAAGTATAGGACCAGCCGTTTTAGTAGGAGGAGCGGCATTGAGCCAGGTATGGCTGTTTATTGTAGCCCCCATTATTGGTGCTATACTGAGTGCATTGATTTGGAATATACTGTTGGAGCGGCCGGATAAAAAAGCAACAGCATAA
- a CDS encoding sulfatase-like hydrolase/transferase → MKKKPAGIVLLLCICCLFSRAQQHPNVLILYTDDLGYGDLSCNGATTIATPNVDRLAQEGINFSNAHATASTCTPSRYSLLSGRYAWRKDGTNILPGDANLVIPTDITTLPKVFQQAGYETGVVGKWHLGLGSQSPVDWNKKVTPGPAEVGFDYSFIFPATADRVPTIFMENQLALGLEATDPIAVNYQKPFPGELTGKKHPELLKILNDPNQGHDGHITNGIGRIGFMKGGKRSEWTDEELGYVFNNKALRFIDNSLKKQKPFFLYYAIHNIHVPRMPGTEFKGKSGLGYRGDAILEMDHTVGVIMKGLQERGLLNNTLVIFSSDNGPVLNDGYLDQSEATARSLNYQPGGIYRGGKYSAFEAGTRVPFIIRWPQQVAAGKTSAALFSQVDLMASFAALLHIPLPAKEFTDSRNSLSALLGKSTADREYIIEQPANHALCILKDGWKYMTPSNGRAFMEGVNIETGYSKEDQLYDLKTDPGEKNNVAAKHPERVLQLKTLLKKVRAASE, encoded by the coding sequence ATGAAAAAGAAGCCCGCTGGTATAGTGTTGTTGTTATGCATCTGCTGCCTGTTTTCCAGGGCACAGCAACACCCCAATGTACTGATCCTTTATACTGATGACCTGGGTTATGGCGACCTGAGCTGTAATGGCGCCACCACCATTGCCACTCCTAATGTGGACCGGCTGGCACAGGAAGGCATTAATTTCTCCAATGCGCATGCTACAGCTTCTACCTGCACGCCTTCGCGCTATTCCCTGCTTTCAGGGCGGTATGCCTGGCGAAAAGATGGAACCAATATTTTGCCCGGAGATGCCAACCTCGTCATTCCAACGGATATTACCACGCTTCCAAAAGTATTTCAGCAGGCGGGCTATGAAACAGGCGTTGTGGGAAAATGGCACCTGGGCCTGGGCAGCCAGTCACCGGTTGACTGGAATAAAAAAGTGACGCCGGGGCCGGCTGAAGTGGGCTTTGATTATTCTTTTATTTTTCCGGCAACAGCAGACCGCGTGCCTACGATCTTTATGGAAAACCAGTTGGCATTGGGGTTGGAAGCAACTGATCCGATCGCCGTTAATTATCAAAAGCCCTTCCCGGGCGAACTTACGGGAAAAAAGCACCCGGAACTGCTGAAAATACTTAATGATCCCAACCAGGGCCATGACGGGCACATTACAAACGGTATTGGCCGTATCGGGTTTATGAAGGGAGGGAAGCGCAGTGAGTGGACGGACGAGGAGCTGGGTTATGTTTTTAATAACAAGGCGCTCCGTTTTATTGATAACAGCCTGAAAAAACAGAAGCCCTTCTTTTTATATTATGCCATTCATAACATTCATGTGCCGCGTATGCCCGGTACCGAGTTCAAGGGTAAAAGCGGGCTGGGTTACCGCGGGGACGCGATCCTGGAAATGGATCATACAGTAGGCGTTATTATGAAAGGGCTGCAGGAGCGGGGACTGCTGAACAATACCCTTGTTATTTTCAGTAGTGATAACGGGCCCGTGTTGAATGACGGCTACCTGGATCAGTCGGAAGCAACTGCCCGTTCGTTAAATTATCAACCCGGAGGTATTTACCGGGGTGGCAAATACAGCGCATTTGAAGCGGGAACAAGGGTTCCGTTTATTATACGATGGCCGCAGCAGGTTGCTGCCGGAAAAACATCAGCAGCCCTGTTCAGCCAGGTGGACCTGATGGCTTCTTTTGCGGCGCTCCTGCACATACCGCTTCCTGCAAAAGAGTTTACTGACAGCCGGAATTCTCTTTCCGCCCTGCTGGGCAAAAGCACTGCAGACAGGGAATATATTATAGAGCAACCGGCCAACCATGCCCTGTGCATTCTAAAGGACGGCTGGAAATACATGACGCCTTCTAACGGGCGGGCATTTATGGAAGGGGTGAATATAGAAACCGGGTACAGTAAAGAAGACCAGCTCTATGATTTGAAAACGGATCCTGGTGAAAAAAATAACGTAGCTGCAAAACACCCGGAACGGGTGCTGCAACTGAAAACCCTGCTGAAAAAAGTACGGGCAGCGTCAGAATAG
- a CDS encoding vWA domain-containing protein: MIYEWFQNITFIWPENFIFMATIPLLVWQYLQKDKTGRGVIMASSVNYKVPPTFKTRFRHLPFILRLLVIALLITALARPQHQQQMTRSEGEGIDIMLAMDVSGSMLTQDVKPRRFTVAKEVAVDFVKKRPTDRIGLVIFSGEAFTKVPLTFDKSTLLQQLEDLKVMDGGYIEPGTLIGEGLATAVNRIRKGNSKTKVIILLTDGKEDAPPTRIIDPQMALEIAKANGVRVYCIGLGVSEFTEEQMASGVRNFLDEDLLKKIAGETGGRYYHAVDKNSLQSIYSQIDKLEKTKVEIVHYKQVEEMFLPLVLAALALLFLEIVLRYTVFKGFP; the protein is encoded by the coding sequence ATGATTTACGAATGGTTCCAAAATATAACATTCATCTGGCCGGAGAATTTTATTTTCATGGCCACTATTCCTTTGCTGGTATGGCAATACCTGCAAAAGGATAAAACGGGCAGGGGCGTTATAATGGCATCAAGTGTTAATTATAAGGTGCCGCCAACATTTAAAACAAGGTTCCGGCATTTGCCTTTTATTTTGCGGCTGCTGGTAATCGCATTGCTGATCACCGCCCTGGCCCGGCCGCAGCACCAGCAGCAAATGACACGCAGTGAAGGAGAGGGGATCGACATAATGCTGGCAATGGATGTAAGTGGCAGCATGCTTACGCAGGATGTTAAGCCCAGGAGGTTTACGGTGGCAAAAGAGGTAGCGGTCGATTTTGTAAAAAAAAGACCAACAGACCGCATTGGGCTTGTCATTTTTTCGGGTGAGGCATTTACAAAGGTACCGCTGACCTTTGATAAAAGCACCTTGCTGCAGCAACTGGAAGATCTTAAAGTAATGGACGGCGGGTACATTGAGCCCGGGACGCTTATTGGTGAAGGCCTGGCCACCGCTGTAAACCGGATACGGAAAGGGAACAGCAAAACAAAAGTGATCATCCTGTTAACGGATGGAAAAGAGGATGCACCGCCCACAAGGATCATTGATCCGCAGATGGCATTGGAAATAGCAAAAGCAAATGGCGTAAGAGTGTATTGTATAGGGTTAGGTGTGAGCGAGTTTACTGAAGAGCAAATGGCATCCGGTGTCAGGAACTTTTTAGATGAGGACCTGCTGAAAAAGATCGCAGGCGAAACAGGCGGCCGTTATTATCATGCAGTAGATAAAAACTCCCTGCAGTCTATTTACAGCCAGATCGATAAGCTGGAAAAGACCAAAGTGGAGATTGTTCATTACAAACAGGTGGAAGAAATGTTTCTGCCGTTGGTGCTGGCCGCATTGGCACTTTTATTCCTGGAGATCGTTTTGCGGTACACGGTATTTAAGGGGTTCCCATAA
- a CDS encoding DUF58 domain-containing protein, with product MRTREEILKKVRELEIRSKKLATQLFSGEYHSAFRGKGMSFKEVREYVPGDDVRFIDWNVSARIGHPYSKVFEEERELTVMLLIDISRSELFGTSYGRKRDLAAEIAAVLAFSAVANADKVGAVFYSDKVELYVPPKKGRQHALFIVREMLSLEPAGRGTSTATAIRFLTNSVKQGCIAFILSDFIDAHYEDALRVAGKKHDVIGIKLYDRMDKELPDAGLIQLMDAETGAVQWVDSGNAYVRRRYEEEFFRVTAYCADIFKKANSDLLHLKTGDDYINVLRRFFRSRVKGSVN from the coding sequence TTGAGAACGCGTGAAGAAATATTAAAAAAGGTCCGGGAGCTGGAGATCCGGAGCAAGAAGCTGGCCACACAATTGTTCTCCGGAGAGTACCACAGTGCTTTCAGGGGAAAAGGCATGTCGTTTAAAGAAGTGAGGGAATATGTGCCGGGCGATGATGTGCGGTTCATCGACTGGAATGTATCGGCCCGCATCGGTCATCCTTACAGCAAGGTGTTTGAGGAGGAACGGGAGCTGACCGTGATGCTGCTGATTGATATCAGCCGCAGTGAATTGTTTGGAACTTCTTACGGGCGTAAACGTGACCTGGCGGCTGAAATAGCCGCTGTGCTTGCTTTTTCGGCAGTAGCCAATGCAGATAAGGTTGGCGCTGTTTTTTATAGCGATAAAGTGGAACTGTATGTGCCTCCCAAAAAAGGAAGGCAGCATGCCCTGTTTATTGTGCGGGAAATGCTGAGCCTGGAACCTGCAGGAAGAGGCACCAGTACCGCTACCGCCATCCGCTTTTTAACCAATTCTGTAAAACAGGGATGCATTGCGTTTATATTAAGTGATTTCATCGATGCGCATTATGAAGATGCTTTGCGGGTTGCGGGCAAAAAGCATGATGTGATCGGCATTAAATTATATGACCGGATGGATAAAGAACTGCCCGATGCAGGATTGATCCAGCTGATGGACGCGGAAACAGGGGCTGTGCAATGGGTTGATTCCGGCAATGCCTATGTAAGAAGGAGGTATGAGGAGGAGTTCTTCAGGGTTACAGCCTATTGTGCAGATATATTTAAAAAGGCCAACAGTGATCTGTTGCATTTAAAAACAGGAGATGATTATATAAATGTATTGCGGCGTTTTTTCAGGAGCCGGGTAAAAGGGAGTGTTAATTAA
- a CDS encoding AAA family ATPase, whose protein sequence is MAKTAEEIRQLNEQINGAGYFVDALRHEIGHVIIGQNHMLDRLLIGLLSNGHVLLEGVPGLAKTLTIKSLATAIHANFNRIQFTPDLLPADVIGTLIYNQQQNEFVVRKGPVFANFILADEINRAPAKVQSALLEAMQERQVTIGDNTFKLDDPFLVLATQNPLEQEGTYPLPEAQVDRFIMKVIVRYPEMQEEQLILRYNVQGEKLQPVKPVVSIEEINNAKELVRDIYLDEKVEQYILDIVFATRFPERYQLGKLTPLISYGASPRGSINLALAGKAQAFLNRRGFVIPEDIRTVIYDVLRHRIGLTYEAEAENINAENIIDEILKAVNVP, encoded by the coding sequence ATGGCAAAAACAGCAGAAGAAATAAGGCAATTGAATGAGCAAATAAACGGGGCCGGTTATTTTGTAGATGCGTTGCGTCATGAAATAGGGCATGTGATCATCGGGCAAAACCATATGTTGGACCGGTTGCTGATCGGCCTGCTGAGCAATGGGCACGTGTTACTGGAAGGTGTGCCGGGACTGGCAAAAACATTAACGATCAAATCACTGGCCACAGCCATCCATGCCAACTTTAACCGTATACAGTTTACGCCGGATCTCTTACCGGCAGACGTTATCGGTACCCTGATCTATAACCAGCAACAGAACGAATTTGTAGTGCGGAAAGGGCCTGTTTTTGCCAATTTTATCCTGGCAGATGAAATTAACCGCGCACCGGCAAAAGTGCAGTCTGCTTTGCTTGAGGCTATGCAGGAGCGGCAGGTTACCATCGGCGATAATACCTTTAAATTGGATGATCCTTTTCTGGTGCTGGCTACACAAAACCCGTTGGAGCAGGAAGGCACCTATCCGCTGCCGGAAGCACAGGTAGACCGTTTTATTATGAAGGTGATTGTTCGTTATCCGGAAATGCAGGAAGAACAACTGATCCTGAGATATAACGTACAGGGGGAAAAATTGCAGCCCGTAAAACCGGTAGTAAGCATCGAAGAAATCAATAATGCAAAAGAGCTGGTAAGGGATATTTATCTGGATGAGAAAGTGGAACAGTACATACTGGATATTGTTTTTGCTACCCGTTTCCCGGAGCGTTACCAGTTGGGTAAGCTGACGCCGCTGATCTCCTATGGAGCTTCCCCGCGTGGCAGCATTAACCTGGCACTGGCCGGCAAAGCGCAGGCGTTTTTAAACAGGCGGGGCTTTGTAATACCCGAGGATATCCGTACCGTGATCTATGATGTATTAAGGCACCGGATCGGGCTGACGTACGAAGCAGAAGCAGAAAATATCAATGCCGAAAATATCATTGATGAAATTTTAAAAGCGGTCAATGTACCGTAA
- a CDS encoding NAD+ synthase, which produces MKIALVQQNYHIGNFDANVGKIISGIQQAKQAGADLIVFTELCVCGYPPQDFLEFNDFINKCEAAVNEVCQHTEGIGVLIGAPRRNEKREGKRLYNAVYLLENRQIKGIVHKTLLPNYDIFDEYRYFEPADTWQVLEFHGKKLAVTICEDIWNMGDNPLYRITPMDELIKQHPDIMINLSASPYNYAQDTVRNSIVKAHTIKYGLPMIYCNAVGAQTEVVFDGGSLVYDRVGNRVKECAYFEEDFFIADLDALSKAEKAGTGQETPVFFSASEVGLGKNTLDYLSDEKNIEEIHQALVLGIRDYFTKMGFQKAILGASGGIDSALVQALAVEALGKENVWAILMPSHYSTGHSVSDAETLSKNLGNPYNIIPIKNIYDAFVTELSPVFKGLPFNVAEENLQSRSRGNLVMALSNKFGHILLNTSNKSELATGYGTLYGDMAGGIGVLGDVYKTQVYALSKYINRNGIVIPSDIITKAPSAELRPGQKDSDSLPDYADLDTILVEYIEGRKGPAEIIALGYDEQLVSRILKMVNMNEYKRKQFCPIIRVSYKAFGIGRRMPIVGKYLS; this is translated from the coding sequence ATGAAAATTGCTTTAGTACAGCAGAATTATCATATTGGGAATTTTGATGCAAATGTTGGAAAAATTATTTCAGGAATTCAGCAGGCAAAACAGGCAGGTGCCGACCTTATCGTATTTACGGAACTTTGTGTATGCGGTTATCCGCCACAGGATTTTCTGGAATTTAATGATTTTATTAATAAATGTGAGGCAGCGGTCAATGAGGTCTGTCAGCATACAGAAGGTATTGGTGTGCTCATCGGAGCGCCCCGCAGGAATGAAAAGCGGGAGGGAAAAAGACTTTATAATGCGGTTTATCTGCTGGAGAACAGGCAAATAAAAGGCATTGTGCACAAAACACTGTTGCCTAATTACGATATTTTTGATGAATACCGCTATTTTGAACCGGCAGATACCTGGCAGGTGCTGGAATTTCACGGGAAAAAGCTGGCCGTTACCATTTGTGAAGATATCTGGAATATGGGCGATAACCCGCTTTACCGCATTACACCCATGGATGAGCTGATCAAACAGCATCCGGATATCATGATCAATCTTTCGGCCTCTCCTTATAACTATGCGCAGGATACTGTGCGTAACAGCATCGTAAAAGCCCATACAATAAAGTATGGGTTACCAATGATCTATTGCAATGCGGTAGGCGCCCAAACGGAAGTGGTCTTTGATGGAGGAAGCCTCGTCTATGACCGCGTAGGGAACAGGGTAAAGGAATGCGCCTATTTTGAAGAAGACTTTTTTATTGCCGATCTGGATGCGTTGTCCAAAGCTGAAAAAGCCGGAACAGGGCAGGAAACGCCCGTATTTTTTTCTGCATCTGAAGTAGGCCTGGGAAAAAATACCCTGGACTATTTATCAGATGAAAAAAATATAGAAGAAATACACCAGGCGCTGGTGCTGGGCATCAGGGATTATTTTACAAAAATGGGTTTTCAAAAAGCCATCCTGGGCGCGTCCGGTGGCATAGACAGCGCTCTGGTACAGGCATTGGCCGTGGAAGCGCTGGGGAAGGAAAATGTATGGGCCATTCTGATGCCTTCGCACTATTCAACAGGACACTCTGTGAGCGATGCAGAAACGTTAAGCAAAAACCTGGGCAATCCGTACAATATTATACCTATAAAAAATATTTATGATGCTTTTGTAACGGAGTTGTCGCCCGTATTTAAAGGACTGCCGTTTAATGTTGCGGAAGAAAATCTGCAAAGCCGCAGCCGGGGCAACCTGGTGATGGCGCTTTCCAATAAGTTCGGGCATATTTTGCTGAACACTTCCAATAAAAGTGAGCTGGCTACGGGCTACGGAACGTTGTATGGCGATATGGCCGGTGGCATTGGTGTTTTAGGAGATGTGTATAAAACACAGGTATACGCTTTGTCAAAATACATCAACCGGAACGGTATTGTAATTCCGTCAGACATCATTACAAAAGCTCCTTCAGCAGAATTAAGGCCCGGGCAAAAAGATAGTGACAGCCTGCCGGATTATGCAGACCTTGATACGATTCTGGTAGAATATATTGAAGGAAGAAAAGGGCCTGCGGAGATCATCGCATTGGGGTATGATGAGCAACTGGTATCAAGGATCTTAAAGATGGTCAATATGAACGAATATAAGCGGAAACAATTCTGCCCCATCATCCGTGTCAGCTATAAAGCATTTGGTATAGGCAGAAGAATGCCGATTGTCGGAAAATATCTTTCATAG